In Longimicrobium sp., a genomic segment contains:
- a CDS encoding helix-turn-helix transcriptional regulator — translation MDDLDRSIARAALRNPEFADLYDRGYQAFHIGTQLKLAREDAGLTQAQVAERLRTHKSAVSRMENQSEDIRLSTLQRYAQAVGCILKLELMPASEGTVARAIRGYQEELAAAPATSVRARRAKPAARYAEHGD, via the coding sequence ATGGATGACCTTGATCGGAGCATCGCCCGGGCTGCGCTTCGCAATCCGGAATTTGCCGACCTCTACGACCGGGGCTACCAGGCGTTCCACATTGGCACCCAGCTCAAGCTGGCCCGCGAAGATGCCGGGCTCACGCAGGCACAGGTTGCCGAGCGGCTGAGAACTCACAAATCCGCGGTCAGCCGCATGGAAAACCAGTCGGAAGATATCCGCCTTTCCACCTTACAACGGTACGCTCAGGCGGTGGGCTGCATCCTCAAGCTGGAGTTGATGCCGGCTTCGGAGGGGACGGTCGCGCGAGCCATCCGGGGATATCAGGAGGAACTTGCGGCAGCCCCGGCCACGAGCGTCCGCGCGCGACGGGCCAAACCCGCAGCCCGGTACGCGGAACATGGCGACTAA
- a CDS encoding type II toxin-antitoxin system RelE/ParE family toxin: MREIEFYSTRSGRSPVEDFLAQLPEGAVVKIHAALEALRKFDRVSPTHLKKLRGTNGLWEIRVQHTGIAYRLLSFFEGSRLIVVLTAFVKKTERVPVLEIELAHHRQRDYLNRKRQHG, from the coding sequence ATGCGCGAGATTGAGTTCTACAGCACCCGCTCCGGGAGGTCGCCCGTCGAGGATTTTCTCGCACAGCTGCCCGAAGGTGCGGTAGTGAAAATCCACGCGGCACTCGAGGCGCTCCGTAAGTTTGATCGGGTTTCGCCCACGCACCTGAAGAAGCTGCGCGGTACGAATGGGTTGTGGGAAATACGCGTCCAGCACACCGGAATCGCATACCGCCTGTTGAGCTTCTTCGAGGGTTCGCGGCTCATCGTCGTCCTCACCGCCTTTGTGAAAAAAACGGAACGGGTTCCGGTCCTGGAGATAGAACTCGCTCACCACCGCCAGCGCGACTACCTGAACAGGAAACGTCAGCATGGATGA
- a CDS encoding glycoside hydrolase domain-containing protein: MPLAGNVTPAPAGLRGFDANTPISAAAARAFWDAGYRFALRYVGRTQMASHDLTTAEAEILLNQGFGLMPVQHVLDPGWQPTTALGQEYGANAATFSQQIGFPPGVNVWCDLESVSHEASAADVIGYCNAWYTAVANAGYVPGLYVGYEPGLTGQQLYGSLKFSRYWAAYNVDGVSNPKPRSWQLVQMEGSGTVGGLSTEVYDADETRTDGEGSTPVWLQR; encoded by the coding sequence ATGCCACTCGCCGGAAATGTGACCCCCGCACCCGCGGGTCTCCGCGGCTTCGACGCCAACACCCCCATCAGCGCTGCGGCGGCCCGGGCGTTCTGGGACGCCGGGTACCGCTTTGCGCTGCGCTACGTAGGACGCACGCAGATGGCCTCGCACGACCTGACGACGGCCGAAGCGGAGATCCTGCTGAACCAGGGCTTCGGGCTCATGCCCGTGCAGCACGTGCTGGACCCGGGGTGGCAGCCCACTACGGCCCTTGGCCAGGAGTACGGGGCCAACGCCGCCACGTTCTCGCAGCAGATCGGTTTTCCGCCCGGCGTCAACGTGTGGTGCGACCTGGAATCCGTCTCCCACGAGGCCAGCGCCGCCGACGTGATCGGCTACTGCAACGCCTGGTACACGGCCGTCGCGAACGCCGGGTACGTCCCCGGCCTGTACGTGGGCTACGAGCCCGGCCTTACGGGGCAGCAGCTGTACGGCTCGCTGAAGTTCTCCCGCTACTGGGCGGCGTACAACGTGGACGGGGTTTCCAATCCCAAGCCCCGGAGCTGGCAGCTGGTGCAGATGGAGGGCAGTGGCACCGTCGGCGGGCTGAGCACCGAGGTGTACGACGCCGACGAGACGCGGACGGACGGCGAGGGCAGCACCCCGGTGTGGCTGCAGCGCTGA
- a CDS encoding 3D domain-containing protein, producing the protein MTRFLIAAALLLALAPAADAQARDTGATRTTRAAADSAVARAVAVVPSASRTNTPERMDLPRAESRSVDVERRVEMRSTAYCLRGTTRTGVRVRDGIAAGDPNVLPLGSVVRVSHTDGRLIGVFVIMDTGGAVRGNKIDLWFSSCAEAEDWGIRSVITEVLDIGRAS; encoded by the coding sequence ATGACTCGTTTCCTGATCGCCGCCGCCCTGCTGCTCGCCTTGGCCCCCGCCGCCGATGCGCAGGCCCGGGACACTGGCGCCACCCGCACCACGCGAGCGGCGGCCGATTCAGCCGTGGCACGCGCGGTGGCCGTGGTACCCTCCGCCAGCCGCACGAACACGCCGGAACGGATGGACCTGCCGCGTGCGGAATCGCGCTCGGTGGACGTGGAGCGGCGCGTGGAGATGCGCTCCACCGCGTACTGCCTGCGCGGCACCACGCGGACGGGCGTGCGCGTGCGCGACGGCATCGCGGCGGGCGATCCCAACGTGCTGCCGTTGGGCTCCGTCGTACGCGTGTCGCACACCGACGGGCGCCTGATCGGCGTCTTCGTCATTATGGACACGGGCGGCGCGGTGCGGGGCAACAAGATCGACCTGTGGTTCAGCAGCTGTGCCGAGGCGGAGGACTGGGGGATTCGCTCCGTGATCACCGAGGTGCTGGACATCGGCCGCGCGTCGTAA
- a CDS encoding AI-2E family transporter, with protein MIDNPSDSFNWRAFHWVIVLLVVGFFLYSVQSILNPFILFLLLLFLMQPYSGTRHHLLIVSAAVGLTMMWILHTTGFLLAPFVLAVVLAYLQHPLVARLERRRISRNTATMLLALPALVIIFLVFFLGIPALSAQIAEFIRGTPQLIQTATLRLEQWQATLASRDLPGLDEQMLLERMKSIQPEAVMAWMQQRQTVLANGIWRGVLGLGRGLGTVLTLLGYVFLTPILTFYLLRDWPTIVARLRDLIPTTYRERVVSFTTEYDRLLASYMRGQLIAAAAVGVLTWLGFMLLGFPYALLLGVVAGVFNVVPYMGLVASLIPALIIAIFSNDILWSLGKIGIVFAVVQVLDSAVLGPKIVGESVGLHPVWVILALSVFGFFLGFLGLLIAVPLAVLIKLLVHHGMARYRSSALFRGEHPVVAVD; from the coding sequence ATGATCGACAATCCATCCGACAGCTTCAATTGGCGTGCGTTCCATTGGGTGATCGTGCTGCTGGTGGTGGGGTTCTTTCTCTACAGCGTGCAGAGCATCCTCAACCCGTTCATCCTGTTCCTGCTGCTGCTGTTCCTGATGCAGCCGTACTCGGGAACGCGGCACCACCTGCTGATCGTCAGCGCGGCGGTGGGGCTGACGATGATGTGGATCCTTCACACGACGGGGTTCCTTCTTGCGCCGTTCGTGCTGGCGGTGGTGCTGGCGTACCTGCAGCACCCGCTGGTGGCGCGGCTGGAGCGGCGCAGGATCTCGCGCAACACCGCCACGATGCTCCTCGCGCTGCCCGCGCTCGTCATCATCTTCCTGGTCTTCTTCCTGGGCATCCCGGCGCTGAGCGCGCAAATCGCGGAGTTCATCCGCGGGACGCCGCAGCTGATCCAGACGGCGACGCTGCGGCTGGAGCAGTGGCAGGCCACGCTGGCCAGCCGCGACCTGCCGGGGCTGGATGAGCAGATGCTGCTGGAGCGGATGAAGTCCATCCAGCCGGAAGCGGTAATGGCGTGGATGCAGCAGCGGCAGACCGTGCTGGCGAACGGAATCTGGCGCGGCGTGCTTGGGCTGGGACGCGGGCTGGGGACGGTGCTCACGCTGCTGGGCTACGTGTTCCTGACCCCGATCCTCACCTTCTACCTGCTGCGCGACTGGCCCACGATCGTCGCGCGGCTCCGCGACCTGATCCCCACGACGTACCGCGAGCGCGTGGTATCGTTCACAACCGAGTACGACCGGCTGCTCGCCAGCTACATGCGCGGGCAGCTGATCGCCGCGGCGGCGGTGGGCGTGCTCACCTGGCTGGGCTTCATGCTGCTGGGCTTTCCGTACGCGCTGCTGCTGGGCGTGGTGGCCGGCGTGTTCAACGTGGTGCCGTACATGGGGCTCGTCGCCAGCCTGATTCCGGCGCTGATCATCGCCATCTTCTCCAACGACATCCTGTGGAGCTTGGGGAAGATCGGCATCGTGTTCGCCGTGGTGCAGGTGCTGGACAGCGCCGTGCTCGGCCCCAAGATCGTCGGCGAATCGGTGGGATTGCACCCCGTGTGGGTGATCCTGGCGCTGTCGGTGTTCGGCTTCTTCCTTGGATTCCTGGGACTGCTGATCGCCGTTCCGCTCGCCGTGCTCATCAAGCTGCTGGTGCACCACGGGATGGCACGCTACCGCTCGTCGGCGCTGTTCCGCGGCGAGCACCCGGTGGTCGCCGTCGACTGA